The genomic window TCCTGGTATTTGGACATGAGGTTGCGTATTTTCCCCGCCGCCTTCATGTGGTCCGGTGTGTTGATGGCGGTGAAAAGACGGCTGACACTGGCCAGCACGTCGATGGCTGGATAGTGATTGGCGGCGCCGAGCTTGCGGCTGAGTACGATGTGGCCGTCAAGAATGGAGCGCGTCTCATCCGCGACGGGCTCGGTCATGTCATCTCCCTCCACGAGCACAGTGTAGAGCGCGGTGATGCTGCCGGTGTCCGAGCAACCAGCGCGCTCCATCATGCGCGGCAGCGTGGCGAAGACGGAAGGCGGAAAGCCACGGCGTGTGGGCGGCTCACCAGCGGCCAGCCCGATCTCACGCAAAGCACGTGCAAAGCGTGTGACGCTGTCCATGAGCAGGAGCACCTTCTTGCCCTGATCACGGAAATACTCGGCGATGGCGGTGGCCACATAGGCGCACTTCAGACGCTCCATGGAAGGACGGTCCGAAGTGGCGATGACGGTGACGGCGCGCTTCACGCCCTCCTCGCCGAGATCACGCTCCAGGAATTCGCGAACCTCACGCCCACGCTCACCGATGAGGGCCAGCACCACTATGTCTGCAGTGGTGTTGCGGATGATCTGGCTGAGCAGCGTGCTCTTGCCACCACCGGCAGCCGCAAAGATGCCCATGCGCTGCCCCTCCCCGCACGTAAGCAGACCATCAAGAGCGCGCACGCCGAGACTGATGGGCTTTGAAATAAGCTGACGCGTCATCGCATTCGGAGGATCTGCGGTGACGGCGTAGTAGTCGTCGATCTTGAAAGGGCCTTTGCCATCCGAGGGATTGCCGAGACCATCCAGCACGCGCCCGAGCATTTCTTTTCCCACCGGCACCTTGTGAATCTCCCCGGTGGGAATGACCTCGGTGGTGGAGGAGAGGCCAAGCATCTCCCCCAGAGGAGTGATGAGCGCCAGGTTTTTGGAGAAGCCGACGACCTCGCCGAGAATGCCTTCCTCCTCCCAGGGGTTCTTGAGACGGCAGAGCTCGCCGATTTTTGCGCCCGGCGCGTAGGCCTTCAGAATCGTGCCCGTCACCTGCATGACACGCCCGCGAAGACTGAGCGGCGGCACGGAGTCCATGCCGCGATTCAGGCGTGCAGTGAGGGAGTCAAAATCGAAGGT from Prosthecobacter vanneervenii includes these protein-coding regions:
- the sctN gene encoding type III secretion system ATPase SctN, whose product is MSPATFDFDSLTARLNRGMDSVPPLSLRGRVMQVTGTILKAYAPGAKIGELCRLKNPWEEEGILGEVVGFSKNLALITPLGEMLGLSSTTEVIPTGEIHKVPVGKEMLGRVLDGLGNPSDGKGPFKIDDYYAVTADPPNAMTRQLISKPISLGVRALDGLLTCGEGQRMGIFAAAGGGKSTLLSQIIRNTTADIVVLALIGERGREVREFLERDLGEEGVKRAVTVIATSDRPSMERLKCAYVATAIAEYFRDQGKKVLLLMDSVTRFARALREIGLAAGEPPTRRGFPPSVFATLPRMMERAGCSDTGSITALYTVLVEGDDMTEPVADETRSILDGHIVLSRKLGAANHYPAIDVLASVSRLFTAINTPDHMKAAGKIRNLMSKYQEVELLVRIGEYKKGSDAAADEAISKIDAINGFLRQGLREQNTFAETTQAMLQLTK